The nucleotide window GCATCCGTATGCTAAATTTATGTACCTGGGTCATTATGTCTTATTACTTGCCTTGGTGCTGGTCGTAGACCACATCCACGGATCATCCTTTCCAAGTAATTGTGCTTACCCTTCACATAACATAAtattagtttccttcaaatacataaattaatacatacttacattcgctttcGACTTTAGGCTTTGATCGAGTCTTAGACTGCACGGGttccttgtcacaagagcacacaggtttgagttcaagtatagacctccttctacttgatttctctcaaaccagggctctgataccaacttgaaacaccctaacacgctttaactgaaaagacgcagcggaattacgtaccataaaatttctttcattaaaaacgTTTTGTCTTACTTGAAACTTCATTATATAATAACCTTTTTACAATATACGCATCCTTCGTACTTATTTACAAAATGAAAGTTTAACTTATATCTAACATTTTACATACTCCAGGatccccgtacaatctatcttgcaACTCGGACCTTGATCGCTACACCTCAAGATGATAATTTGtcattcgtacaacctgcacccaccacatacattcacAGCATTAGTATACAACATATACAAacaagattcttaatcatgtaaCCTTGCTACGTTCTATTCACATATACTTCTCGTCCCGTTTTCTTTCTAGATCTAGTCATTCCATCCGGGCGTCTAATCCTTGACGAACTTCAATATAGTACCTGCACCATATTCCATTCTCGAAGCACACTGTTAATAACGTCAATACTTAATTGTATTGAAACTATGCATACATTACACACCTGACTGTGTACATACATCCCTACCCACATACATGCCTACATACATTCATAACTACATACAATCATAATTACATGCATACTTAACTACATACAGACATACCCtttttacatacatacatacgtacatacatactcacacacatacatacctacatacatacataactacatacaaacatacactCATAATACGGATCATAACTACACATGTGCATACCTTCGCTCCCACGTACATGTACTTACATGATTTCATaattacattcatacatacatactaccTCATATTCATGATTACTTATTAGCTTAAGCGTATTGGGAAGAAGTTAGACCTATACATACTGACCCACATACTTAATTCGTTTCCCGCACACACGCTTACCCTTTTTCCATTCTCACTCATGCTTCCTAAACGCTCTTTAGGTGACTTTCGGGTACACATCGGATCTTAAAGACGAGTTCCATACTTAACCGTAGCTTACCAAGCCATTTGGTAGAGTTAAGGTGCATTATAGAGGCTTATCGGGGCTTGGGACGAATTCACGAGGCCCGAAATTAAGggaaaacaaagaaaaaacataatttacaatttgcacctgacctccaccgtaagctacggtggctaccgtagcttacggtggccccaaaaGTCCTACGGCAGTCAtatactgccttacggcagaaatcAAATCCCCAgcacccaccgtagcttacggtgggcaccgtaagctacggtgatgcCCAGATCAGCCTTCCTTTTTCACACTAAAACTTGCATAACTCGTTCGTTTTGCGTCCGAATCACTTGGAACTTGTTTCTAATTGTCCGTAAAACATTTCCCTATAACTTATATTGAGAATCCTTACCCCGGGTCCTTAATCTTTACAAACTTCATCATTGCTACCTTACTTATACacgattattcgacccgtttaataaTATCAAATTTCCTTTGTTATAACAATTCCTTCATTATACTAAAATAACACTTTAACTTAAAAACTTACAATCATTACATATCCCTTGCATGATTCTTATCCACACATATAAATATCAAAATTCTACATTTacactaagaagtgagtcgggatcacttacctttttgcgttCGTATTCGCGTTCACTTTCTTGTGTCCTTTTGACTCTTGAGCCTTCCGTGCTTACGTCCCTTTGACTAAACGCTTATCCATACATGTCACCACATttacattcttgttagcatacgaGATATTACATATAAATGATCATGTCGAATGCATAACTCGCAATTAGCTTTCATAGTTAAGTCTAACAAACATAAGGCATACGCCCAAATCATATCTTTTCAAACTCATACAATCCATCATGTTAACACATAAAACGCATATTAATTTAACACATGCCATATGACATTCCAAGATCTTATAATTGTGTCAAAATCTAGTTATGTCCCTTATGTGCAGTTGACTTCCAAAAGTCAACGGTTTAATGTATAAACTTCCGACTCAACTTCATATAATCGCCACATCATATTAGGCTATACACACGACACTATATGCATTTCCTACTTATGATGCAAACGTACTTACAAttgcataatcacataatcatacacGCATACATATTTACTCACACATACATTCGTTTCGTTATACACACGTTCTTGTTAGCATATGAAATTATACAAGAGAACAACCATATTAATTCACAATTCACCTTCGACTTCCATTAATCATATCAATAGCATGTGGTACACTATGGTGATATACTCATTTAATCGCATGAACACTTGTTTACATATACACACCATACTAGAAACTTCATTAATTCTACAATTACACCATAATCCATACTTAGCCATGAACTATATCTAAACTCAATTCTCATGTTAATTTACTATCAAACATCCCTTTATCATCTTCCATATCTAATTACCACTTTCTTGCATACTATTTCACCTTCTAAAttcacctagtcatttcatcgaacacttggcatGCGTACAAgtttctaagcataatgtacaagtaatctTCATTCTTTTCTTCCTAGTTCTTGTTTTCAATCATCCAAACTACCAATAACAATTCAATTTCATACCATGTTCAATACAACTAACAATTTGGTCACATGCAACATATCATATCAAGAATCAAACAAAGGttggacatgggtgacatacccatgtcgccatTTCTACTAACCCCAAGTGGGTTTCATCTCCAAATCTCAATTAACATCAAATCTTGTATAATTCACATTCCAAATGGTAATTCTAACATATATTCATACTTAATTTCAGTAAATTTTGTGGATTGATCCTAAGCCACTTCATACAAAAATCATCAAACtcaaaattacaacttaccatatGTTTGTTAGGGTTAGATTATGAGAAATCTTCATCCATGCATAGCTTTCCATTCGATTTTGGCTTTGATTGGGCTGAATTTGTGTTGTTCTTGAGAGCTAGGGTTCACACCCCCTCTGCTCTTCTCCTGGACGATCCCCCACGcacacacaccttgtgtgtgtgtgatattTAGTTTTAATAACTTGAGTTTCCATCTTGGCACccttagtccctcaagtttaacaCATTATTTTAATTGCCACAAACctcattcttttatttatttattagacACTTAACTAGGCCTAGTAACTTAGTTATTGTACTTCATCTAATTACATAAGGTAACCTACtaacgaatttaataattcgagttttggggtgttacagaaagGCTGTGTTTCGTCGAGATGAAGACGGCGAAACACTCCCTGTTTCGTCGAAGTGGTTTATGGCGAAACTGTAattgtttcgtcgagttgtttcgtcgagttgtttCGTCGGGTATAGCTCCGAATCTCAAATagtttacaagttcatgtaaccaAACACTTTAATCACATTAAATAGGTAACATATCAAATAAACATCTCAACATATAatccaacgtgtacaattacaaggcaaacaagtcATGTAAGTAAAGaactaaacaattaacgtgcagtTATTGTAAAGATGGAATCTTGGCaactcaagttgtcacattatccccaacttgaaagaaatttcgttccgaaatttagcatgcggttactgaggaagctagttaagttgcgtggtttactggttttcctagggtgtcacgtcatccccctgttgatttggaatttcgtcccgaaattccgtagtagcttcagcctcagtagtagttgcattgttctcgaacaactggggatacttgagtttcatttggtcttctcgttcccaggtgaactctgggccacgacgggagttccaacgaactcgaacaagaggtattctggtgcgctTGAGAACCTTCACGTCTCGGTctgtgatttcgactggttcctcgacgaatcgcaactgatcgtcgatagtgagctccttcaaaggaactatgaggatctcatctgacaaacacttcttcagatttgacacgtgaaaaacgttgtgaactccactgagttctactggtaggtttagtttgtaggccactttgcctattttctctatgatttcgaacggtccgacgtaacgcggattgagtttgcccctttttccaaagcgaaccacacccttccagggtgggactttaagtagaacccggtccccgacctgaaattctagaggtttcctacgcttatctgtgtagcttttctgacggtcacgagctgccgccatgcgttgtcgtatctgggcaatcttttctgtAGCATCgactacgagttctgggccagtgagtTGGCTGTtgccaacttctgcccaacaaagaggtgatcgacacTTACGCCCATACagtgcctcaaacggagcggcttggatgctagtatggtaactgttgttatacgaaaactccaccaaagggaggtgtttttcccagccgttgctgaaatcgattacacatgcacgaagcatgtcttctagagtttggatggtgcgttcagactgttcatccatctgtggatgataagctgtgcttatgtctaatcgagagccaaaagatttgtgcattgcttgccacagttcagaagtgaaacatgcatcacgatcggaaataatagaggttggcacctcgcgcctcgagacaacttccttAAGGTAAACATCTGCTaaggtggagaacttatccgtttccttgatagccaaaaagtgtgcagactttgtgagtcgatccacgatcacccaaatagtatcattcccacgttgggatctaggcaggccagtaacgaaatccatggaaatttgctcccatttccattgtggtatttctggttgttggagtaggcccgatggtttctgatattcagtcttgactctcgcacaagtcaaacatttgccaacgtaagttgctatgagagctttcatgctaggccaccaatacgtagttctgagatcgtggtacatcttatccgaaccaggatgtactgagtaacgagacttatgtgcttcatccgtTACAAGTTCTCATAAATttccatagagtgggacccagatgcgtcctgttacgtagtaggcgccgtcttccttttgttctaaccacTGCCTTGAgtcgcgtagggcttcagccctaacattttctggtttcaatgcttctacctgagcatctcgtatctgggaaggaagactcGATTGAATGGTGAGTTGTAATACTCGCACACGtttaggtgtagtatcctttcgactgagggcgtcggccacaacattggctttgcccggatggtacttgatggcacattcgtattCATTcaatagctcgacccatcgatgttgtcgcatgttcaactccttttacttgaagatatgctcgagactcctgtgatcggtgtagatggtgcacttggtaccgtacaggtaatgtctccatatcttaagtgcgaaaataagagctcccagctccaagtcgtgtgtggTGTAATTtctttcatgaactttaagttggcgtgatacgtaggctatgaccttgtcacgttgcatcaacacgcaaccaagtccctGGATGgacgcgtcgcaataaaccacaaaatcgtctgtgcccccaggcaatgagagaataggtgcgctacaaagtctactCTTCAAATATTGGAACGCTGATTCTTgagcatcaccccaacgataggagACCCCCTTCTGAGTCAGtagagtaagcggctgcgcaatcttcgagaagtctttgatgaaccttctgtagtagcccgccaaacccaagaattggcggatttatgttggtgtacgcggtgcaggccagttcttgatcgagtcgaCTTTTGATGGATCAGCGTGAATCCCATTCCcatttaccacgtggcctaagaaatggacttcccgaagccagaagtcgcatttggaaaacttagcataaagttgctctgttcgaagaagttccaagataagtcgcaaatgttgctcgtgctcctcctgactcttagagtagatcagaatgtcatcaataaatacgataacgaacttatccaggtatggtttacacactcggttcataagatccatgaaaaccgcaggtgcgtttgttaacctgaatggcatgaccagaaactcgtagtggccgtagcgagttctgaatgttgttttggagacgtcctcgtcccggactctTAGTtaatggtagcctgacctcagatcaatctttgaatggaagctcgacccttgcaactggttgaataagtcatcaatgcgtggaagaggatagcaattcttcacggtcaccttgttgagttcgcggtaatctatgcacatacaGAAGGTAccttctttcttcttcacaaacaacactggagttCCCCAgagcgaagagctaggacgaatgaaacccttatccaaaagttcttgtaaTTGGttggacagttcttccagttcggttggagctaagcgataaggtgcttgagctatgggcgctgctccaggagctagctcgatttggaattcgacctggcgatgaggcggtagcccaggtaaatcttcagggaacacttgagggaaatcacgtactacaggaatatcctctattctcttctttttcgttgatgcgtcagtaccaagtgctaaaatagcggtgtggcccttgcgcaagcacttctgggccttaagaaagtagatgatgcccaccacagcaccactcttatcaccttgaatttcgagaggttctttaccagaacgaggaatacgaacaatcttctctttgcataggatctctgcttgctgttgggataaccaatccatcccaatgacgatgtcgaaactacccagaactataggaataagattGATGGAGAAGGTCTGGCCCGCTAAAACTAGATTACAACCCTTAATTATATGCGTGGCCTCTAGGCTTTtcccatttgctaactctactatgtgcttggtgttcataagtgttggtgtgcgcttgagcatttgactaacttttatagacacataactggtatcagcacccgaatcaaataaaacagtaacataaaagtcgtcgagaaggaacttacccatcactacgttaggatcattcctagcatcaccctgacccagcacgaacgCTCGACCCCTGGCACCGTTGCCATctttgtttcccccattgttgcccccattattgttcccgtttccttggttgtggttctgattctgattctgatttaactgtgggcagtgtctcttgaagtggccttcagcgccgcactgaaagcatcccttgttgccctgttgctgattttgcggtgcttgctgttgctgctgacgattctgatttgcaggccgtgagctcctgcaatccttggcttcatgacctatcttgagacacctctgacaacgtcccttgttgcactgaccactgtggtgtctgttacacttatTGCACTTTGGGTGGTTTCCTCaatatccaccctgcccttggctaccagaagattgctgactaggactctggtagtcatcagtctttcgctgctgtgcctgggactgaaccttagtcgaacccttgctggaggCTCCATACCATTTTCGCTTATTGTCACTGGGAATAGCAGAAGTAGCAATAGTGGTAGTAGCACCGATACgcttaggcagcttgttctgttccactgcctggtctgtgaggtgatgagcaagacgagtaacatcctggatggtagcaaggttagcagaggtcacatggctttgaatcttTGGTACTAAGCCTTtgaggtacagctcgatacgcttgatgggaggatccaccatagttggacataacactgCCAGTTCATTGGATCGCTTCATATACGCCTCTATCTCTAATCCCgtcatcttcaggttaaagaactccacttccagcttgtggatgtcatctcgattacagtattctcgcttgatcagttccttgaagtcgttccatggggtggcattagcagctgccagccctaacatttgaactTGCGCGTTTCACCAAGTCAACGCAacgccttcgagagtaccagtggcatacttcaccctacgagcctcagggcattgaCACATTTCGAAGATcgattcgagcttctcgaaccagtggaggagtccaacggccccttcagtgccactaaaagtactaggacgacagtccatgaacgTCTTGAATGTgcatacaggtggctgagcgttctgacctgttgtgtatataagaacaggacaaagttaaacacaagggTTGGTTTATGAGAgcaggatctaaagatcctagagtgagttgcgTCTACAGGGTATACCTcttgcttgagcggctgcaagtgccgcagcaacttgttcgttgatcaaagccgtcagctgggcttgtgtGAGGTTGattcgtccactcatgatcttcacaatacAGAGAACATGAGTGAGAAGTGCGTCATATCAATACGCAAGTGTgggatgacagaagagagtgaACACACAAAGTTTTCGAGTAGTAGTTACTacgttatctaagcataccatgagtaatgttctatgtaactaacaagtaggtaatATAAACAGGAATAATATCACCTAtagtgtcgagtcttgcacgtggagcgaagcgtcgttgtggatcattgagcactgttctggttatagtctggttttatccaaaagttttcccctttttaaaaccaagttcactataaccaatggctctgataccaatctgtcacacccccaaaatccacacgcggagtatcaccgcttggaggcgtgactgaccaggatcaagccaccaatcatattgaacattgtaAGCAATAAATAAAATTCAACACAACAAtgcgaaaggtgttcaaacaaaacatagttaagtgtttagcggaagcataaatgtgaaaacccaacataagtattaagttcgaaaatgttataatgtttttaacatggcacccactgtccatgtcccacaacgaccgcgcctccctgtgcaagctccatgagtacctatcgacctgcaaggcatgtaacaacaagtcaacaacaaagttgagcgagttcacagttgattgttcaGTTATTGAGTTCGTTTCAGAAATCGTAAGTTTGTTTCAGAATCATGTGTTACCCAGtatccttgtttcccaaacctttacgatatttagtgggggcttcccatgttgcgtattactagactagttgtatctataggtgtccttcccaatccgaggacagtagtaaatatgagattacgtaggttttatttaagtgcccttcccaatccgaggacagtggtaagtatgagattacgtaggttttacgtaagtgcccttcccaattcgaggacagtggtacgtagcGAGTACGTAGATTTAGCGCTGGCGTCCTTACCAATCTGAGGATGgtggtaagtagtctagtagtAGTAAATGTACAAGTTTTGTCGtagttattcaatcccattcccaacccgccgggaatcccatgccttagaagtgtgaactcaccttggtttgctcggtatgctaaactatgtgctcacaattaatcaatcaaggcctatatttggcacgtatacacaatcagttgaCATTCGCAAAGTTCGACTAATAGTCAAGATCATCACGTACATGTaggtaacaactaacacatagcattTATCAGTTATACAGGCTCATGCAACCATACTTTACATATAACAGCACATGACTAACCTAGTTAATCCTTAACAGACTTAACTGAGTTTACTGTGCAGTTTAATAACTCAACGAAACTCACTTGTTTCGTCGTGAATCCCCTTCGACGAAACAtcccctgtttcgtcgtgattacCCTCGGCGAAACTCCCCTGTTTCGTCGTGCCTGTTTCGTCGTGCCTGTTTCGTCGTGATTATCCTCCGGCAAAACGCACCCGTTTCGTCATCATCGGCATTTCGTCCATTAAGTCAGTTACGTCGTGTAACTGATGATTACCTAGAAACCCTAACCGCCGATCATCATCACACAGAAATCATACGATCATAAAGCAATCATCAATACCATTTATCATACCAATCATAACAGAATCATGTGTTATAACCTTAAACAATCTAGCATATACAATGGCCATTACATGAGAACAAGTTCACGGATTCAACAATATCAAACAACCTATCTCATCGATCAAAAGCAACAAGAACCCTAATCAATCACTAATCAAATCGTCGTGATCACAAACATTCATCACCATTTATAATCATTGAACCCTATTCTATGTCGAACTGTTAACAATCAAGCATACGAGTCATGCATTCCTGGATCATCGCGATATACATACTAATTTCATAAGCAATTAGATATTAGAAAATAACTAACCGAAAGGTATAGGGATTAGAACGAAGGGCTTGAAAGTCTCCAAGGATGACAGTGATGGTTGCCGTCGGTTAACAGAGAGGAAAAGAAAGCTAGGGTTTGCAAATCAGCCGAATACGTGTTCAGTGCTACCCTATATTGTTATATAATCGAGCTGGGCCTTTACTAGGCCTCGGCGTAATAGTGGGCCGGCGAAACGCTGTGTTTCGTCGAGATGAAGACGGCGAAACACTCCCTGTTTCGTCGAAGTGGTTTATGGCGAAACTGTAATTGTTTCGTCGGGTTGTTTCGTCGGGTATAGCTCCGAATCTCAAACagtttacaagttcatgtaaccaAACACTTTAATCACATTAAATAGGTAACATATCAAATAAACATCTCAACATATAatccaacgtgtacaattacaaggcaaacaagtcgtgtaagtaaacaactaaacaattaacgtgcaattattgtgaagatggaatcttggaaactcgagttgtcacacgggTGGTTCGGATGGGGTGGAAGAGGGTATGGCAGCCGCAAGAGCAGGAGATTTGGTGACAGCATCGCAGGTTTTGAGTCGACCAGACTCGGAGATGAGTTGGTCGATAGCATCTTCCCAAGTCGGTAGCGAGTTATTTAGGATGGATACGATGGTATCGTATTCCTTACGAAGACCTTTAACGAGATGAAGGACCTGTTGCTGGTCATTCATGGGAAAGTCTAAAGCAGAAAGTTGGTCGGTTAATTCATGTATCTTTTGACAATACGCATCGAGGCTGGGCATAGAGGCGAGGGTGAGATTTGCGAGTTCATGTTGGAGTGCTTGGGAACGAGGGCCTTTGTTGTTCTCAAATAGGCGTTTGACCCGCTGCCAAGCCTCAAGGGCAGTGGATTTATCGGTTAAAACCCGGACGATAAGCTCATCCGAAAGGGTTCCAT belongs to Helianthus annuus cultivar XRQ/B chromosome 5, HanXRQr2.0-SUNRISE, whole genome shotgun sequence and includes:
- the LOC110942955 gene encoding uncharacterized protein LOC110942955; the encoded protein is MGDQQPPADTTAANNTHKPLHPVYTVSNIQHKVRVLDGTKVSYASWVRLFMLHAKGYNILCHIDGSPSPAKDSPDLASWENIDSIVLQRIYGTLSDELIVRVLTDKSTALEAWQRVKRLFENNKGPRSQALQHELANLTLASMPSLDAYCQKIHELTDQLSALDFPMNDQQQVLHLVKGLRKEYDTIVSILNNSLPTWEDAIDQLISESGRLKTCDAVTKSPALAAAIPSSTPSEPPV